Proteins from a single region of Dyadobacter fanqingshengii:
- the ilvA gene encoding threonine ammonia-lyase, with protein MDTAHSAPTLDNIFLAAERLRGVINHTPIFYNAHLSEHYQANIYLKREDLQTVRSYKIRGAYNKMASMSAEALAGGIVCASAGNHAQGVAYACRKMQVKGAIFMPTTTPAQKIKQVRLFGNEWIEVHLVGDTYDDAYYASKEYQTITNAVFVHPFDDLQVIEGQGTVGLEIFKDADFKIDYLLMAIGGGGLASGISTVFKQLSPKTKLIGVEPEGSPTMYQAIQEGHVVTLEHIDKFVDGAAVRRAGEITFEICSKSLDKVILVPEGKVCSSILQLYNEEAIVAEPAGALTVAALDLIKDEIKGKNVVALISGGNNDITRTEEIKERSLLYEGLKHYFIIRFPQRSGAFREFLNVLGPNDDIARFEYVKKTNREQGPALVGIELKHREDFAPLIERMDANRVVYEYLNDQPDLFQFMV; from the coding sequence ATGGATACAGCTCACTCCGCTCCGACATTAGACAATATTTTTCTCGCTGCTGAAAGGCTTCGCGGGGTCATTAACCACACACCAATATTTTACAATGCACATCTTTCCGAGCATTATCAGGCTAATATTTATCTGAAAAGGGAAGATTTACAAACCGTGCGTTCCTACAAAATTCGGGGTGCGTATAACAAAATGGCAAGTATGTCAGCCGAAGCACTTGCAGGTGGAATCGTGTGCGCAAGTGCAGGTAACCATGCGCAAGGCGTTGCATATGCATGTAGGAAAATGCAGGTTAAGGGCGCGATTTTCATGCCGACGACCACGCCTGCGCAGAAGATCAAACAAGTAAGGTTATTTGGAAATGAATGGATAGAAGTACATCTGGTAGGAGATACTTACGATGATGCATATTATGCGTCAAAAGAATATCAAACCATTACGAATGCCGTTTTTGTGCATCCATTCGATGATTTGCAAGTGATTGAGGGTCAAGGAACGGTTGGTTTGGAGATTTTTAAAGATGCCGATTTCAAGATTGATTACTTATTGATGGCGATTGGCGGCGGAGGTTTGGCATCAGGCATTTCAACTGTTTTTAAGCAACTTTCTCCTAAAACAAAGTTAATTGGCGTTGAGCCCGAAGGTTCGCCAACCATGTATCAGGCCATACAGGAAGGTCATGTTGTGACATTGGAACACATTGACAAATTCGTCGATGGCGCAGCTGTCCGCAGGGCTGGCGAAATCACATTTGAGATTTGCAGCAAAAGTCTGGACAAAGTGATCCTCGTTCCGGAAGGCAAAGTTTGCTCGTCCATTTTGCAGCTTTACAATGAAGAAGCCATCGTTGCTGAGCCAGCAGGAGCACTCACCGTTGCTGCTTTGGATCTGATAAAAGACGAAATCAAAGGTAAAAACGTCGTCGCACTGATCAGCGGAGGCAATAATGACATTACAAGAACCGAAGAAATCAAAGAGCGCTCGCTACTTTACGAGGGCTTAAAACATTACTTCATCATTCGCTTCCCACAACGCTCCGGCGCATTCCGCGAATTCCTGAATGTCCTCGGTCCAAACGACGACATTGCCCGTTTCGAATACGTAAAAAAAACGAACCGTGAGCAAGGCCCGGCATTAGTAGGCATCGAACTCAAACACCGCGAAGATTTCGCACCATTAATCGAGCGAATGGACGCGAATCGGGTGGTTTACGAGTATTTGAATGATCAGCCGGATTTGTTTCAATTTATGGTTTGA
- the ilvC gene encoding ketol-acid reductoisomerase: protein MAKLNFGGLEEEVVTREEFPLEKAREVLSNETIAVIGYGVQGPGQSLNMRDNGFNVIVGQRKGGKSWDKAVADGWVPGETLFELEEALAKGTIICYLLSDAAQIELWPTVKANLTAGKSLYFSHGFGVTYKDQTGIIPPADVDVYLVAPKGSGTSLRRLFVEGKGLNSSFAVFQDATGKAREKCIAMGIGVGSGYLFETDFYREVTSDLTGERGTLMGAIQGIFAAQYEVLRSNGHSPSEAFNETVEELTQSLMPLVAENGMDWMYANCSTTAQRGALDWWKPFRDATKPVFEQLYNSVKSGEQARISITRNSQSDYRVKLEEELAELRESEMWKAGKTVRSLRPENN from the coding sequence ATGGCAAAATTAAATTTCGGCGGGCTCGAAGAAGAAGTAGTAACCCGTGAAGAATTTCCTCTTGAAAAGGCACGTGAAGTACTTTCTAACGAAACCATAGCTGTAATTGGTTACGGCGTACAAGGCCCAGGCCAAAGCTTGAACATGCGCGACAACGGATTCAATGTGATCGTTGGCCAACGCAAAGGAGGTAAATCGTGGGACAAAGCCGTTGCTGACGGATGGGTTCCTGGCGAAACACTTTTCGAATTGGAAGAAGCATTGGCAAAAGGAACAATCATTTGTTACCTGCTTTCCGACGCCGCTCAAATTGAATTATGGCCGACCGTTAAGGCTAACCTTACTGCTGGAAAATCATTGTATTTCTCACACGGTTTCGGTGTAACTTATAAAGATCAAACTGGAATTATCCCTCCTGCTGATGTAGACGTGTATCTGGTTGCTCCAAAAGGATCAGGAACTTCACTTCGTCGTTTGTTCGTAGAAGGAAAAGGCTTGAACTCTTCTTTTGCAGTATTCCAGGATGCGACAGGCAAAGCGCGCGAGAAATGTATCGCAATGGGAATTGGTGTTGGTTCAGGATATTTGTTCGAAACGGATTTTTACCGTGAAGTTACGTCTGACCTTACTGGCGAGCGCGGAACTTTGATGGGTGCTATTCAGGGAATATTCGCGGCACAATACGAAGTGTTGCGTTCTAATGGTCACTCTCCATCGGAAGCATTCAACGAAACAGTTGAAGAATTAACGCAGTCATTGATGCCGCTTGTTGCTGAAAACGGCATGGACTGGATGTACGCGAACTGCTCTACAACCGCACAACGTGGAGCATTGGATTGGTGGAAACCTTTCCGCGACGCTACCAAGCCTGTTTTTGAACAACTTTACAACTCTGTAAAAAGCGGCGAGCAAGCTAGAATCTCCATCACACGTAATTCACAATCGGATTATCGCGTGAAATTGGAAGAAGAGTTGGCTGAGCTTCGCGAATCAGAAATGTGGAAAGCCGGCAAAACTGTTCGCAGCCTGCGCCCGGAAAATAACTAA
- the ilvB gene encoding biosynthetic-type acetolactate synthase large subunit: MGFNENQTQTLQAVEPVASIAKPELINGSHALIQSLIAEGVETIFGYPGGAIMPVYDAIYDYQDQVNHILVRHEQGAAHAAEGFARITGEVGVCLVTSGPGATNLVTGIADAIIDSTPMVCIVGQVASHLLGTDAFQETDVMGVTIPITKWNYQITNADEVPEIIAKAFYIAKSGRPGPVLIDITKDAQQKLMTRPFVHKKCEKLVSYHPRLSPKEEQVAAAAKLINNAKRPFVFFGHGVQIANAEAELIQFLEKTDIPAASTLLGLSSVSVDHPNYVGWLGMHGNYGTNVLTNQCDVIIAIGMRFDDRVTGDLSRYAKQAKVVHIEIDPAEIDKIVKADAPVVGDAKRALEMLLPLVKENNHEAWRAEFKRYDAIEDQKITQPELAPTTEKIKMAEVIRTLSNKTKGEAVIVADVGQHQMMTARYYQFKKPNSFITSGGLGTMGFALPASFGAKVGAPDREVVAIIGDGCFQMTIQELGTIAQSGLPVKIIILNNNFLGMVRQWQQLFHQKRYSFVELQNPDFITIAKGFGIDGHTCDARENLNDSLDKMLASDKPYLLEVLVEKEENVFPMVPTGACVADIRLE; this comes from the coding sequence ATGGGATTTAATGAAAATCAAACACAGACATTGCAAGCTGTTGAGCCGGTGGCTTCGATTGCTAAGCCGGAGTTGATCAATGGTTCACATGCGTTGATCCAATCGTTGATAGCGGAAGGCGTTGAGACCATTTTCGGATATCCGGGCGGGGCGATCATGCCGGTTTATGACGCGATTTATGATTATCAGGATCAGGTTAACCACATTCTGGTGCGCCATGAGCAAGGTGCGGCGCACGCGGCGGAAGGTTTTGCACGCATTACGGGTGAAGTGGGCGTCTGCCTGGTGACATCTGGCCCAGGAGCAACGAACCTTGTAACTGGGATCGCTGATGCGATAATCGACTCAACACCAATGGTTTGCATTGTGGGTCAGGTGGCATCTCATTTGCTGGGAACGGATGCATTCCAAGAAACAGATGTAATGGGCGTTACCATTCCGATCACAAAATGGAATTACCAGATTACCAATGCGGATGAAGTTCCTGAAATTATTGCAAAAGCATTTTATATAGCAAAATCCGGTCGTCCGGGACCAGTCCTGATCGACATTACCAAGGATGCGCAGCAGAAGTTGATGACGAGGCCTTTTGTTCACAAAAAATGTGAGAAATTGGTTAGTTATCATCCACGCCTGTCTCCGAAAGAGGAGCAGGTTGCCGCGGCTGCAAAATTGATCAATAATGCGAAACGTCCGTTCGTTTTTTTCGGACATGGGGTTCAGATTGCCAATGCCGAAGCTGAATTAATTCAATTTCTTGAAAAAACAGACATTCCGGCTGCTTCAACATTGCTCGGACTTTCGTCTGTTTCCGTTGACCACCCGAATTATGTGGGCTGGCTGGGAATGCATGGAAATTACGGAACAAACGTCCTTACCAATCAGTGTGACGTCATTATCGCGATAGGAATGCGTTTCGATGACCGTGTAACAGGCGATTTGAGCCGTTATGCAAAGCAGGCGAAGGTTGTTCATATTGAAATTGATCCTGCTGAAATTGACAAGATCGTAAAAGCGGACGCACCTGTTGTGGGTGATGCCAAAAGGGCGCTTGAAATGCTGCTTCCTTTGGTGAAGGAAAATAATCACGAAGCATGGCGCGCTGAATTCAAAAGATACGATGCCATTGAGGATCAGAAAATTACACAGCCCGAACTTGCTCCAACGACGGAAAAGATCAAAATGGCTGAGGTGATCCGCACGCTTTCAAATAAAACAAAAGGGGAAGCGGTGATCGTTGCGGATGTGGGCCAGCACCAGATGATGACGGCGCGTTATTATCAGTTCAAAAAACCGAACTCGTTCATCACTTCTGGTGGATTGGGAACAATGGGCTTTGCATTACCCGCATCATTTGGTGCAAAAGTGGGAGCGCCTGATCGTGAGGTCGTTGCGATCATTGGTGATGGCTGTTTCCAAATGACAATCCAGGAGTTGGGAACCATTGCACAGAGCGGTTTGCCTGTTAAGATCATTATTTTGAATAACAATTTCCTTGGAATGGTGCGCCAGTGGCAACAACTTTTCCACCAGAAACGCTATTCATTCGTTGAGCTGCAAAACCCTGACTTTATCACCATTGCAAAAGGTTTTGGAATAGACGGACATACTTGTGACGCCAGGGAAAATTTGAATGATTCGCTGGACAAAATGCTGGCATCTGACAAGCCATATTTATTGGAAGTGTTGGTAGAAAAAGAGGAAAATGTGTTCCCAATGGTTCCAACCGGAGCTTGCGTGGCAGATATCAGATTGGAATAA
- a CDS encoding zinc-binding dehydrogenase has translation MKAAVIKNLHEPLVIEEVEKPQAATGEVIVQLKAASLNHRDVWIQKGLYPKITTPIIPGSDGAGIVSEVGEGVDPDWLGKEVIINPSQNWGDNPAFYGDEHKILGLPDNGTFAEFVKVEARYLVQKPAYLSFEQAATLPLGALTAWRALHTRAKWQPGDKVLVTGAGGGVALFVIQFAIAAGAEVWVTSGNDQKIQQAIQLGAKGGINYKNPTWFRDLLVKTRGPKLGYFNVIIDSAGGAGFSKLIDIAAPGARICFYGGGTGNITDIVPAKVFFKQLNILGTTMGTESEFQEMIKFVEEKHIMPIIDTVFPLAEAEKALRLMDSGQQFGKIVLKI, from the coding sequence ATGAAAGCTGCTGTTATTAAAAATCTTCACGAGCCTTTGGTTATAGAAGAAGTTGAAAAACCACAGGCCGCCACAGGCGAAGTGATCGTTCAGTTGAAAGCAGCTTCATTAAATCACCGCGATGTCTGGATTCAAAAAGGCCTTTATCCTAAAATCACAACGCCCATTATTCCCGGATCTGACGGAGCGGGAATAGTGAGTGAAGTGGGGGAAGGTGTGGATCCTGATTGGCTTGGTAAGGAAGTGATCATTAATCCTTCGCAAAACTGGGGCGATAATCCAGCTTTTTATGGGGATGAACACAAAATACTAGGTTTGCCGGATAACGGGACTTTTGCTGAATTTGTTAAAGTAGAAGCCCGTTATCTGGTTCAAAAGCCAGCATATCTTTCATTTGAACAAGCTGCGACGTTGCCGCTCGGCGCATTGACTGCCTGGCGCGCATTGCATACCCGTGCAAAATGGCAACCCGGTGATAAGGTTTTGGTAACTGGTGCAGGCGGTGGCGTTGCATTATTTGTGATTCAATTTGCGATTGCAGCCGGTGCGGAAGTTTGGGTAACCTCAGGAAATGACCAGAAAATCCAACAAGCCATTCAGCTTGGAGCCAAAGGAGGCATTAATTACAAAAATCCAACCTGGTTTCGAGATTTGCTCGTAAAAACACGGGGGCCGAAGTTGGGCTATTTTAATGTCATTATTGATAGTGCAGGCGGCGCCGGATTTTCCAAATTGATTGACATCGCAGCTCCCGGAGCAAGAATTTGCTTTTACGGCGGCGGCACGGGCAACATTACCGATATTGTTCCGGCCAAAGTGTTCTTCAAACAACTGAACATTCTCGGAACCACAATGGGCACCGAGTCCGAGTTTCAGGAAATGATAAAATTTGTTGAAGAAAAACACATTATGCCCATCATTGACACCGTTTTTCCATTGGCCGAAGCTGAAAAAGCGTTGCGCTTGATGGATTCGGGCCAGCAGTTTGGGAAAATTGTTTTGAAAATCTAG
- the ilvN gene encoding acetolactate synthase small subunit — translation MTTYTICVFTENTIGILNKITTILTRRRINIDSLTVSETERKGISRFTIVIRHESRDAVEKLVRQIRKVIEVLAVFGYLNDDIAYNEIALFKISTPIGAKPLDIETINKTYKAWVVYWHLTYVIIQKTGTEEEIFEFFDYIKPHEILEFVRSGRVAVSKSPQTLVDYLPEAEWEYYQ, via the coding sequence ATGACAACATACACCATTTGTGTTTTTACAGAAAATACGATTGGTATTCTGAACAAGATTACCACCATTCTGACGCGCAGACGCATTAACATCGATAGTCTTACGGTTTCCGAAACGGAGCGTAAGGGTATTTCAAGGTTTACCATCGTCATTCGCCATGAGTCGCGCGACGCAGTTGAAAAACTCGTCCGCCAGATCCGTAAGGTGATTGAAGTGCTGGCTGTTTTTGGTTATCTCAATGACGACATCGCTTACAATGAGATCGCATTGTTTAAAATCTCAACACCAATCGGCGCAAAACCGCTTGACATTGAGACCATTAACAAGACATACAAAGCATGGGTCGTTTACTGGCACCTGACTTATGTGATCATTCAGAAGACGGGCACGGAAGAAGAAATTTTTGAATTCTTTGACTACATCAAGCCACACGAGATCCTGGAATTTGTAAGATCGGGCCGTGTTGCGGTAAGCAAGTCTCCTCAAACGCTGGTGGATTATCTTCCTGAGGCTGAGTGGGAGTATTATCAGTAG
- a CDS encoding PorP/SprF family type IX secretion system membrane protein, with protein MTKRLLLLFVLTLLGLKGWSQDPQFSQFYANPLYLNPALAGGALAPRATINYRNQWPSLSANFVTTSIGADVFLPNYNSGLGVLITMDSQGLGNLKSTDIALQYSYQIRLNEVTSLRLGIQGGFASRKLDYFGLTFGDQYNNGGLTGQPSEDPFAEGGPNVNYADFGSGLMLYSDWYWAGLSAHHLNRPNQAFSSVSEARLPVKTSFQAGLRIPFAGYTFLGDEIDKEKTISPAIMYKKQGKYDQFDAGLYATIEPLVLGAWYRGIPFKKYEQNINNHEALIFLAGYRQDKFSIGYSYDLTISTLGASSGGAHEISLSYVFDPIESKPRRSKSSKKQLSCPKF; from the coding sequence ATGACAAAGCGTTTACTTCTCCTTTTTGTACTGACACTGCTTGGCCTGAAAGGTTGGAGTCAGGACCCGCAGTTTTCGCAATTTTATGCGAATCCGCTATATCTGAACCCGGCACTGGCCGGTGGTGCGCTTGCGCCGCGCGCAACGATCAATTATAGAAATCAGTGGCCATCCTTGTCAGCGAATTTTGTAACAACTTCTATTGGAGCAGACGTTTTTTTGCCTAATTATAATAGCGGGCTTGGTGTTTTGATAACCATGGACAGCCAGGGTCTTGGTAACTTGAAATCAACGGATATAGCGCTGCAATATTCTTACCAGATCCGGTTAAATGAGGTGACTTCGCTTCGTTTGGGTATTCAGGGCGGATTTGCTTCCCGGAAGCTAGATTATTTTGGACTAACATTTGGTGATCAATATAATAATGGAGGACTTACCGGGCAGCCTTCGGAAGATCCGTTTGCAGAGGGCGGGCCGAACGTAAACTATGCAGATTTCGGCTCAGGGTTAATGTTATATTCCGATTGGTATTGGGCTGGTCTTTCCGCACATCATCTAAACCGTCCAAATCAGGCATTTTCATCGGTTTCGGAGGCGAGGTTACCCGTTAAAACCAGTTTTCAGGCTGGATTAAGAATTCCATTTGCAGGATATACATTCCTTGGGGATGAAATTGATAAAGAAAAGACGATTTCTCCTGCTATTATGTACAAAAAGCAAGGGAAGTACGATCAGTTTGATGCCGGACTGTATGCAACCATTGAACCATTGGTCTTGGGAGCCTGGTATCGGGGCATTCCATTTAAAAAATACGAACAAAACATCAACAACCACGAAGCGCTTATTTTCCTCGCTGGTTATCGACAGGATAAATTTTCAATCGGTTATAGCTACGACCTTACTATTTCTACATTAGGAGCGAGCAGCGGCGGGGCGCATGAAATATCACTTTCTTACGTCTTCGACCCGATCGAGTCAAAGCCAAGACGGAGCAAAAGCAGCAAAAAGCAACTTTCCTGTCCTAAATTCTGA
- a CDS encoding NIPSNAP family protein codes for MTVAFAAVAAPPKREFYEIKIYHLKDADQGTRVENYLKDAYIPAMHRAGIKNVGVFKPVASDTAAAGKLIYVFTPLKSLEQLLDMPKTLAKDAAYASAGKDYIDAEFKNAPYARYETIVLQAFTGMPMHKKPGLTGPKADRVYELRSYEGHTEKIYQNKVKMFNDGGEVPLFERLGFNAVFYAEVIAGSHQPNLMYMTTFDNKASRDEHWKAFSADAEWNKLKVNPEYQNNVSKNTSFFLTPTDYSDI; via the coding sequence ATGACAGTGGCATTTGCCGCTGTCGCAGCTCCACCGAAAAGGGAATTCTACGAGATAAAAATTTATCACCTGAAGGATGCAGATCAGGGAACACGGGTAGAGAATTATTTGAAAGATGCTTACATCCCCGCCATGCACCGCGCTGGTATAAAGAATGTTGGCGTTTTCAAACCTGTTGCTTCGGATACAGCGGCTGCCGGTAAATTGATCTACGTTTTCACACCATTGAAATCACTGGAACAGTTGCTGGATATGCCTAAAACACTTGCAAAAGACGCGGCATATGCTTCTGCTGGCAAAGATTACATAGATGCGGAATTTAAAAATGCGCCTTATGCCCGCTACGAAACGATTGTTTTGCAAGCATTTACAGGCATGCCGATGCATAAAAAGCCGGGATTGACAGGTCCAAAAGCAGATCGCGTTTATGAATTGCGCAGCTATGAAGGTCACACGGAGAAAATTTACCAGAACAAGGTAAAAATGTTCAATGATGGTGGAGAAGTGCCCCTTTTCGAAAGACTTGGTTTCAATGCGGTTTTTTATGCAGAAGTTATCGCCGGAAGCCACCAGCCCAATTTAATGTACATGACCACATTTGATAACAAAGCATCCCGCGACGAACACTGGAAAGCATTCAGTGCCGATGCAGAATGGAATAAATTGAAAGTGAACCCGGAGTATCAGAATAATGTATCCAAAAATACAAGCTTCTTCCTGACTCCAACCGACTACTCAGATATCTAA
- a CDS encoding nucleotidyltransferase encodes MANIFNDDFQDFLKSLNESEVEYILVGGYSVILHGYSRTTGDMDIWVNKTKNNYSRIAQAFGKFGMPLFDMTEENFLSNPKFDVFTFGRAPVSIDIITNLKGLEFDYAFKNASDHIVDDLTIRLIHYKDLITAKKAAGRPRDINDIENLENSPD; translated from the coding sequence ATGGCAAATATCTTCAATGATGACTTTCAGGATTTTTTGAAATCATTAAACGAAAGTGAGGTCGAATACATATTGGTTGGCGGTTACTCGGTTATCCTGCACGGATATTCAAGAACAACGGGTGATATGGATATTTGGGTTAATAAGACAAAGAATAACTACTCGAGAATAGCACAGGCATTTGGAAAATTTGGGATGCCGCTGTTTGATATGACTGAGGAAAATTTTTTGTCTAATCCGAAATTTGATGTTTTCACATTTGGAAGAGCGCCCGTTTCGATAGATATCATTACCAATTTGAAAGGCCTGGAATTCGATTATGCCTTCAAAAATGCATCGGATCATATTGTAGACGACCTAACGATCAGGTTGATTCATTACAAAGATCTGATTACAGCAAAAAAGGCGGCCGGAAGGCCAAGAGATATTAATGACATTGAAAATCTTGAAAATTCACCCGACTAA
- the ilvD gene encoding dihydroxy-acid dehydratase gives MSTELNRFSKTLTQEVTNPAAQAMLYGIGLKEEDFAKPQIGIASTGYEGNPCNMHLNGLSVYVKQGVTANDMIGLIFNTIGVSDGMTNGNDGMRYSLPSRDIIADSIETVVSAQWYDGVIAVVGCDKNMPGAVMAMARLDRPAIMVYGGTIRSGHYKGQKLDIVSAFEALGKKFANNISDEDFKGVIQNSIPGQGACGGMYTANTMAASIEAMGMSLPFSSSYPATHEGKQDECKKIGAAMKKLLEMNITPKEVITKKSLENALTVVMALGGSTNAALHFLAIARSAGLSLTLDDIQAISDRTPFIADLKPSGKYYMEDILEIGGVPAITKYLYSKGLIHGDCITVTGKTVAENLAEAPDLNFDTQKMVFPLEQAIKSSGHIQIMYGNLTPNGAVAKITGKEGMTFDGEAKVCEHESQIINMLSKGEIKAGHVVVIRNAGPKGGPGMSEMLKPTSAVMGAGLGDKIALITDGRFSGGTHGFVVGHITPEAFDGGPIALVKDGDRISIDANTRQLTLHISDEEMAARKAQWVQPAPLFTKGMLGRYIRTVKSASEGCVTDEA, from the coding sequence ATGTCGACAGAACTTAACAGATTTTCGAAAACCCTAACACAAGAAGTAACCAATCCAGCAGCGCAGGCCATGCTTTATGGCATCGGGTTGAAGGAAGAAGATTTTGCCAAACCACAAATTGGGATTGCGAGCACAGGTTATGAAGGTAACCCTTGCAATATGCACTTAAACGGACTTTCAGTTTATGTGAAACAAGGTGTTACTGCCAATGATATGATTGGTTTGATCTTTAACACAATCGGCGTTTCTGACGGTATGACCAATGGAAATGACGGCATGCGTTACTCGTTGCCAAGTCGTGATATTATTGCCGATTCAATTGAAACCGTGGTTTCTGCACAATGGTATGACGGTGTGATTGCGGTTGTGGGATGTGATAAAAATATGCCGGGCGCTGTGATGGCGATGGCGCGGTTGGATCGCCCTGCGATTATGGTTTATGGCGGAACTATCCGTTCAGGACATTATAAAGGACAAAAACTCGATATCGTTTCGGCATTTGAGGCGCTTGGAAAGAAGTTTGCCAACAACATTTCAGACGAAGATTTCAAGGGAGTTATTCAAAATTCAATTCCTGGTCAGGGCGCTTGCGGTGGCATGTACACGGCAAACACGATGGCGGCTTCCATTGAAGCAATGGGAATGAGTTTGCCATTCAGCAGTTCTTACCCGGCTACGCATGAAGGCAAGCAGGATGAATGTAAGAAAATCGGCGCTGCGATGAAAAAGCTTTTGGAAATGAATATCACTCCAAAAGAAGTTATTACTAAAAAATCGCTTGAAAACGCATTAACGGTGGTTATGGCGCTTGGAGGTTCCACAAATGCAGCATTGCACTTCCTGGCGATTGCGCGTTCAGCGGGTCTTTCCTTAACATTGGATGACATTCAGGCTATTTCAGATCGCACGCCGTTTATCGCGGATTTGAAGCCAAGCGGTAAATATTACATGGAAGATATTCTGGAAATCGGCGGGGTTCCTGCCATTACTAAATATTTGTATTCCAAAGGCTTGATCCACGGAGATTGCATTACGGTAACAGGCAAAACGGTTGCTGAAAACCTTGCGGAAGCGCCTGATCTTAATTTTGATACACAAAAAATGGTATTCCCATTGGAGCAAGCCATTAAATCAAGCGGTCACATTCAGATCATGTATGGTAACCTTACGCCAAATGGCGCGGTTGCGAAAATCACTGGAAAAGAAGGGATGACTTTCGATGGCGAAGCAAAGGTTTGCGAGCATGAGTCGCAGATCATTAACATGCTTTCAAAAGGTGAAATTAAAGCAGGTCATGTGGTTGTGATCCGTAATGCTGGTCCAAAAGGTGGCCCGGGCATGTCGGAAATGTTAAAACCAACATCGGCAGTAATGGGAGCAGGACTGGGAGACAAGATTGCATTGATCACCGACGGCCGTTTCTCAGGCGGAACGCACGGATTCGTGGTTGGCCACATTACGCCTGAAGCATTCGACGGCGGACCAATTGCATTGGTTAAAGACGGCGACCGAATTTCCATCGATGCCAACACCCGCCAGTTAACATTGCACATTTCCGACGAAGAAATGGCAGCCCGAAAAGCACAATGGGTGCAACCCGCGCCACTTTTCACAAAAGGAATGCTGGGAAGATACATCAGAACCGTAAAATCCGCCAGCGAAGGCTGCGTAACGGACGAAGCGTAA
- the murQ gene encoding N-acetylmuramic acid 6-phosphate etherase: MLTTESSSNYNDLEKMSVQDILSSINQEDKTVPNAVEKSLPQIEALVSQIVPRMQKGGRIFYIGAGTSGRLGVVDASECPPTFGVPFDLVVGIIAGGDTAIRKAVENAEDDWNQAWLDLEPYQPNKNDTLIGIAASGRTPYVIGGLNEAQKAGLLTGCVVCNNGSPVAKAAEFPVEVVVGPEFLTGSTRMKSGTAQKLVLNMISTAVMIRLGKVKGNKMIDMQLTNEKLVNRAQQMIIDELNVGPEEAEKLLNQYGSVRGAIESVQK, translated from the coding sequence ATGCTAACCACCGAGTCGTCTTCCAATTACAATGATCTTGAAAAAATGAGCGTTCAGGATATTTTATCTTCCATTAATCAAGAAGATAAAACGGTTCCAAATGCTGTTGAAAAATCACTTCCACAGATAGAAGCGCTTGTATCGCAAATTGTTCCGCGGATGCAGAAAGGTGGACGGATATTTTATATTGGGGCCGGCACCAGCGGTAGACTGGGCGTTGTAGATGCCTCGGAATGTCCGCCAACGTTCGGCGTTCCGTTTGATCTGGTGGTTGGAATTATTGCTGGCGGGGATACGGCAATCAGGAAGGCCGTTGAAAATGCGGAGGATGACTGGAACCAGGCTTGGCTGGATTTGGAGCCCTATCAACCCAATAAAAACGATACATTAATAGGCATAGCAGCCTCCGGACGCACGCCATATGTAATTGGCGGATTGAATGAAGCGCAAAAAGCAGGCTTGCTAACAGGTTGTGTTGTTTGTAATAATGGTTCGCCGGTCGCAAAGGCCGCGGAATTCCCGGTGGAAGTCGTGGTAGGACCTGAATTTTTAACAGGAAGCACGAGAATGAAATCCGGAACTGCTCAGAAATTAGTCCTTAATATGATCTCAACGGCTGTAATGATCCGTTTAGGTAAAGTAAAAGGCAACAAAATGATCGATATGCAACTTACCAATGAAAAACTGGTTAATCGCGCGCAACAGATGATCATTGACGAGTTGAATGTTGGGCCGGAAGAAGCTGAAAAATTGCTGAATCAATACGGAAGCGTTCGTGGCGCTATTGAATCCGTGCAGAAATAA